One bacterium genomic window carries:
- a CDS encoding DUF2851 family protein — protein sequence MFVYSNRWPSGIVRENVQRISEKLIQAIWDNLFLTVDDIRTTKNLSVKILDRGQWNFDAGPDFIGATIRIGEEVLVGDVEIHWRSSDWNLHFHTHDEKYNRVIVHAVFIDDDPSPQSFHTIELKNFLGGSIIALSERIQKANSKNDSIYCYDQLPAIQPETVKNWILHNGLLRLKFKAGEIKRLKDTSQLSVDEIFYRGMMEALGFSKNRKPFLRLAEIIPYRLLVQLIQEDEPSRALMRMQAILLGAAGLLRHDLPDATSVPFIQRLEDLWAEFQNQHSVVPMQEREWKFFKLRPANFPTMRIAGMAKFITTFKNESLAGIFLNILKLHSDPNTIIAEMEKSLITTSYGYWSTHYAWGDEGKRGHTDLIGEQRAFEIIVNVIWPILLMIAEESADNGMIIKLIEVYGKVVSREKNTITQAMKRQLENRWGENQKTPYSMQYAQGLIQLHHRCNEYNCSSCPIFDTLMAGKS from the coding sequence ATGTTTGTTTATTCCAACCGATGGCCGTCGGGCATCGTACGTGAAAACGTACAAAGAATTTCAGAAAAACTCATCCAAGCAATTTGGGACAACTTATTCCTTACGGTCGATGACATCCGGACGACGAAAAACCTGTCTGTCAAAATTCTCGACCGGGGCCAATGGAATTTTGATGCGGGGCCGGATTTTATTGGCGCCACGATCAGAATCGGTGAAGAAGTTTTAGTAGGCGACGTTGAAATCCATTGGCGTTCATCTGACTGGAATCTTCACTTTCATACGCACGACGAGAAATATAACCGTGTTATTGTGCACGCGGTTTTCATCGACGATGACCCATCGCCGCAATCTTTCCATACTATTGAATTGAAGAACTTTCTTGGCGGATCGATAATCGCCTTGTCGGAGCGGATTCAAAAAGCGAATTCCAAAAACGATTCTATCTACTGCTATGATCAGTTGCCGGCTATTCAGCCTGAAACGGTTAAAAACTGGATTCTTCATAACGGATTGTTACGATTAAAATTCAAAGCCGGTGAGATCAAACGACTGAAAGATACGTCGCAATTATCCGTGGATGAAATTTTTTACCGTGGAATGATGGAAGCTTTAGGGTTTTCTAAGAATCGGAAACCGTTTTTGCGGTTAGCCGAAATTATTCCGTATCGACTGTTAGTCCAATTAATTCAGGAAGATGAACCAAGCCGAGCGTTGATGCGTATGCAGGCGATTTTGCTTGGTGCAGCCGGATTATTGCGGCATGATCTGCCGGATGCAACGTCCGTTCCTTTTATTCAAAGGCTTGAAGATTTATGGGCTGAATTTCAGAATCAACACTCGGTCGTTCCCATGCAAGAACGTGAGTGGAAGTTTTTTAAATTGCGTCCCGCCAATTTTCCGACCATGAGAATTGCTGGTATGGCCAAATTCATTACAACCTTTAAAAATGAAAGTCTCGCCGGTATTTTTCTTAATATTTTAAAATTGCATTCGGATCCAAACACAATCATTGCCGAAATGGAAAAGAGCCTGATCACGACTTCATACGGATATTGGAGTACCCACTATGCATGGGGCGATGAAGGCAAACGAGGCCACACCGATTTGATTGGAGAGCAGCGTGCTTTTGAAATCATTGTTAATGTGATTTGGCCGATCTTATTGATGATAGCAGAAGAAAGTGCAGACAACGGTATGATTATAAAATTAATTGAAGTTTATGGTAAAGTTGTAAGCCGTGAAAAAAACACGATTACACAGGCGATGAAACGCCAATTGGAAAACCGCTGGGGGGAAAATCAAAAGACGCCCTATTCCATGCAATATGCGCAAGGCTTAATTCAACTTCATCATCGCTGCAATGAATACAACTGTTCGTCGTGTCCGATTTTTGATACGCTGATGGCGGGCAAGAGCTGA
- a CDS encoding nuclear transport factor 2 family protein gives MKRLFIASLLVIVACQQTDQKLAMQVRMLTDQNAIMDVINDLFVSTDNRDWSKVQSCFADTVLFDMTSLTGGEPTRLTPQQITGGWETGLKDLKAIHHQAGNYKIAVTGNEADAFCYGIASHYFPNPTDRNTRTFVGSYNFHLRKIGETWRIDRFKFNLKYLDGNLNLTSNK, from the coding sequence ATGAAACGATTGTTCATTGCAAGTTTACTCGTCATCGTCGCATGTCAACAGACCGATCAAAAACTGGCGATGCAGGTTCGAATGCTCACCGATCAAAATGCAATTATGGACGTAATCAATGATTTGTTTGTAAGTACGGATAACCGTGACTGGAGTAAAGTCCAGTCGTGTTTTGCCGATACGGTTTTATTTGACATGACGTCGTTGACAGGCGGTGAACCAACCCGGCTAACCCCTCAGCAAATTACCGGCGGGTGGGAAACCGGCCTCAAAGACTTGAAAGCCATTCATCACCAGGCTGGCAATTATAAAATTGCCGTAACCGGTAACGAAGCCGATGCTTTTTGTTATGGGATTGCCAGTCATTATTTTCCAAATCCGACCGATAGGAACACGCGAACATTCGTCGGCAGTTATAATTTCCATCTTCGAAAAATCGGCGAGACATGGCGCATCGACCGGTTTAAATTTAATCTGAAATACCTGGACGGAAATTTAAACCTGACTTCTAACAAATAA
- a CDS encoding enoyl-CoA hydratase/isomerase family protein: MSEKVLTEMRDRIAIIKLNRPQSYNALDLEMISELARHVVAYAKNDSVHGILITGEGKAFCSGGDLSWARQFDGGLPAAFHELSSRFHQGILEIRRMRKPVVAAINGIAAGGGFSLALACDFRVMSTTAVLRQGFTSNGLSMDGGGTFSLPRLIGFAKAMEILTFDKPISSSEALTLGLATRVCEPNQLLDTTMVLLNDVLKISLSSFGWSKQLLTDSFNTSFETHIQNERFALAACAAHPDGQEGIEAFLAKRPAIYNKEK; encoded by the coding sequence ATGTCCGAAAAAGTTTTAACGGAAATGCGTGATCGCATCGCGATCATTAAACTCAATCGTCCGCAAAGTTACAACGCACTCGATCTCGAAATGATTTCTGAATTGGCGCGCCATGTAGTCGCGTATGCAAAAAACGATTCAGTTCACGGCATTTTAATCACCGGTGAAGGTAAAGCATTTTGCTCGGGCGGCGATTTAAGCTGGGCACGTCAATTTGACGGCGGACTTCCAGCGGCTTTTCACGAATTATCCAGCCGGTTTCATCAAGGTATTCTTGAAATCCGGCGGATGCGCAAACCGGTTGTTGCCGCCATTAATGGCATAGCCGCCGGTGGCGGTTTTTCACTCGCTCTCGCGTGCGATTTTCGCGTCATGTCCACTACGGCTGTATTACGGCAAGGCTTTACTTCCAACGGATTGTCCATGGACGGCGGCGGTACATTTTCGCTCCCGCGCTTGATAGGATTCGCCAAAGCAATGGAAATTTTAACATTCGATAAACCCATCTCTTCGTCGGAGGCATTGACACTCGGCCTGGCGACGCGTGTTTGTGAGCCCAATCAACTCCTCGACACTACGATGGTTTTACTCAACGATGTTCTGAAAATTTCGTTGTCATCTTTCGGATGGTCAAAACAATTGCTCACCGATTCTTTTAATACGTCTTTTGAAACGCATATTCAGAATGAACGCTTTGCGCTAGCCGCGTGTGCCGCGCATCCGGACGGTCAGGAAGGAATCGAAGCATTTCTGGCAAAAAGACCGGCTATTTATAATAAAGAAAAATAA